The Punica granatum isolate Tunisia-2019 chromosome 4, ASM765513v2, whole genome shotgun sequence genome has a window encoding:
- the LOC116202279 gene encoding uncharacterized protein LOC116202279: MRCKKHPTDLSSAAGVCASCLRERLLQLIDEQARADEALALARQLAHSHSRSSDDRRRPEPQPPQPAFPRSVSPYVSRRKSDNYHRRFYSTPQVGPTFSATCSFLPSEKKQSKLSRFVNLFRSRSDKINSDPSVCSNSDPRISPHRDSCQASSSSSYSASWLSFLPRRRRKQQANGDITSSQAGRRPCRISNRGMSPERGFELDDHLESGYSSESSQQGWRRTPVMAVTPASVRRKRAGRTKSASSMAFCLSPLVRASPSRQWNQKGVGLQSESGVSGEIRVPGKPYLSTTASCSGNRSRKLTDFGRVAYNR; encoded by the coding sequence ATGAGGTGTAAAAAGCATCCTACTGACCTGAGCAGCGCCGCCGGCGTCTGCGCCTCGTGTCTCCGTGAGCGCCTCCTTCAACTCATCGACGAGCAGGCCCGTGCCGATGAGGCTCTCGCCCTCGCCCGGCAGCTGGCTCACTCCCATTCCCGCTCTTCAGACGATCGCCGGAGACCCGAACCCCAACCTCCCCAGCCGGCCTTCCCCCGCTCCGTCTCCCCCTACGTCAGCCGCCGGAAGTCTGACAACTACCACCGGCGATTCTACAGTACTCCGCAGGTTGGCCCCACGTTCAGCGCTACCTGCAGCTTCCTCCCCTCGGAGAAGAAGCAGAGCAAGCTCTCGCGGTTCGTGAATCTGTTCAGATCCAGATCCGATAAGATCAACTCGGACCCCTCGGTTTGCTCGAATTCAGACCCTAGGATTTCTCCTCACCGCGATTCCTGCCAGGCGTCGTCCTCGTCGTCGTACTCTGCGTCCTGGCTCTCATTCCTCCCACGCCGCCGCCGGAAGCAGCAGGCGAATGGGGACATCACCAGCTCTCAAGCCGGCCGTCGGCCATGCCGGATATCGAACCGCGGGATGTCTCCGGAGAGAGGATTCGAATTGGACGACCACTTAGAAAGTGGATACTCGTCGGAGTCATCGCAACAAGGATGGCGGAGGACGCCGGTCATGGCAGTCACTCCGGCTTCAGTGCGGCGGAAACGTGCGGGGCGCACGAAGAGCGCTTCCAGCATGGCCTTCTGCTTGAGTCCCCTGGTGAGGGCTAGTCCGAGCAGGCAGTGGAACCAGAAGGGAGTAGGCCTGCAGTCGGAGAGTGGCGTCTCCGGGGAAATCAGGGTCCCGGGGAAGCCGTACCTGTCGACGACGGCGTCGTGCTCCGGCAACCGGTCCCGCAAGCTCACCGATTTCGGGAGGGTCGCCTACAACCGTTGA